The following are from one region of the Aspergillus chevalieri M1 DNA, chromosome 1, nearly complete sequence genome:
- a CDS encoding uncharacterized protein (COG:S;~EggNog:ENOG410PQ0N;~InterPro:IPR036291,IPR002347;~PFAM:PF00106;~go_process: GO:0055114 - oxidation-reduction process [Evidence IEA]) encodes MDLHRYGPGLVAVFVGGTSGIGESTARAFARYALSPCIYLIGRSKEQASKITQKIREDNQLADVRFLNKDVSCLRAVDEVCREIQASEKEVNLLFLSTGISKGGEETQEGLDKKLSLHYYSRMRFIANLIPQLAAGSERLSRVVSVLGAGGESPLILEDLPLERNYSMRNCANHAITMTSLAMEVLARAHPSTSFIHTYPGVVNTNLTRDMGTVTHMGAKALLSLACRWIVPFQESGQRHLYISTSKEYLPLSALPIPSPKHDGVDLGTAAAYLLDHRGFPRQNLKLLQEYHATGTSKKVWKHTVDMFAKVGGDKPEPK; translated from the exons ATGGACCTTCATCGCTACGGCCCTGGTCTTGTAGCAGTCTTCG TTGGAGGAACCAGCGGCATTGGTGAATCAACAGCCCGAGCCTTTGCCCGATACGCACTCTCTCCTTGCATTTACCTAATCGGACGGAGCAAAGAACAAGCATCTAAAATCACTCAAAAGATACGTGAGGATAATCAGCTGGCGGACGTGAGATTCCTGAATAAAGACGTGTCTTGCCTGCGGGCCGTAGATGAAGTGTGTCGGGAGATCCAGGCGAGCGAGAAGGAGGTGAATCTGCTATTCCTCAGCACTGGGATCTCCAAAGGAGGTGAAG AAACGCAGGAAGGGCTGGACAAAAAGCTCAGTCTTCATTATTATTCTCGCATGCGTTTCATCGCCAACCTCATCCCCCAGTTGGCAGCGGGCTCCGAACGCTTATCTAGAGTCGTCTCCGTCCTGGGAGCCGGAGGTGAAAGCCCCCTGATCCTGGAGGACCTTCCCTTGGAGAGGAACTACTCCATGCGCAACTGTGCCAACCATGCTATCACCATGACATCCCTAGCAATGGAGGTGCTAGCTCGCGCTCACCCCTCCACCTCCTTTATTCACACGTACCCTGGGGTCGTCAACACCAATTTGACGCGGGACATGGGGACCGTGACGCACATGGGCGCAAAAGCGTTACTCTCCCTTGCATGCCGCTGGATAGTTCCTTTTCAAGAAAGCGGACAGCGACACTTGTATATTTCCACAAGCAAGGAATATCTACCTCTATCTGCGCTTCCTATACCATCTCCCAAGCATGATGGAGTTGATCTGGGTACGGCGGCAGCGTACCTTTTGGATCACCGTGGGTTTCCACGCCAGAATTTGAAGCTTCTGCAGGAGTACCACGCAACTGGCACATCGAAAAAGGTGTGGAAACATACTGTTGACATGTTTGCAAAAGTCGGCGGTGATAAGCCTGAGCCCAAATGA
- a CDS encoding uncharacterized protein (COG:Q;~EggNog:ENOG410PMN0;~InterPro:IPR036291,IPR002347;~PFAM:PF00106,PF13561;~go_process: GO:0055114 - oxidation-reduction process [Evidence IEA]) gives MAMPRKSTLCPYKPVLTEQNLPDQQGKVFIITGGSGGLGKELAAILYQHNAKVYLAARSESKTAEVIKEIQRAHPRSSGQMLFHPLQLDDLTTIKSSAQQFLARESRLDVLWNNAGVMVPPQGSKTAQGYELQLGINNLGHFLFTHFLHPLLVETAKVAPKNSVRVVWVASSAADNAPKPAIDFSNMDYHHDEGIWTKYSRSKAGNVLHAVEYARRAGSQDIISMNGQSLNPGNFVTNLQQTMPKMQLAMFKLISHAPINGAYTELFAGLHPSITQENNGGWVSPFGKLEPVRKDMLDANLCRKYWEWSETQVTPYM, from the exons ATGGCTATGCCTCGGAAGAGTACTCTTTGCCCTTACAAGCCCGTACTGACCGAGCAGAACCTCCCCGACCAACAGGGCAAG GTCTTCATCATTACCGGCGGCTCAGGTGGTCTTGGAAAGGAGCTCGCTGCGATCCTGTACCAGCACAATGCCAAAGTGTATCTGGCGGCACGGAGCGAGAGCAAAACCGCAGAAGTAATCAAGGAGATCCAGCGAGCTCACCCCAGGTCATCCGGTCAAATGCTGTTCCACCCCTTGCAACTCGATGACCTAACTACCATCAAATCATCTGCACAGCAGTTCCTCGCCCGCGAATCTCGACTGGATGTTCTCTGGAACAACGCCGGAGTGATGGTTCCCCCTCAGGGTTCCAAGACTGCGCAAGGTTACGAACTGCAACTGGGAATTAACAACCTCGGCCATTTCCTTTTCACCCACTTTCTTCATCCCCTCCTGGTTGAAACGGCCAAAGTGGCCCCAAAGAATTCTGTTCGGGTCGTTTGGGTTGCCTCTAGTGCCGCGGACAACGCTCCCAAACCTGCGATTGATTTTTCGAACATGGACTATCATCACGACGAAGGGATCTGGACTAAATATTCCAGAAGCAAAGCCGGGAATGTTCTGCATGCAGTTGAGTATGCGAGAAGAGCTGGAAGCCAGGACATCATCAGCATG AATGGACAGAGCTTAAATCCGGGCAATTTTGTGACCAACCTTCAGCAGACAATGCCTAAAATGCAACTGGCCATGTTT AAACTTATCAGTCACGCCCCAATCAATGGTGCTTACACAGAACTCTTCGCCGGCCTTCATCCATCCATCACCCAAGAGAACAACGGCGGTTGGG TCTCGCCGTTCGGAAAGTTGGAACCAGTGCGCAAGGATATGCTGGATGCAAACCTCTGCAGGAAGTACTGGGAGTGGTCCGAGACACAGGTCACGCCGTACATGTAA
- a CDS encoding uncharacterized protein (COG:S;~EggNog:ENOG410PNER;~InterPro:IPR017939;~TransMembrane:2 (i300-317o329-348i);~go_function: GO:0003839 - gamma-glutamylcyclotransferase activity [Evidence IEA]) — protein sequence MMSGSFGTTNDQARAQRHGIPQTTLARRQASTTTSSLELDDQLSEKVLELRGDLENGTQPSPDQTVLYLAYGSNMASKTFLGNRGIKPISLINVYVPELRLTFDLAGVPYREPCFASTRYRLGHGPSGNTDNYNYAMVEKDMSEKAPLWRQGYDDERNAWHKPLIGVVYEITLKDYAWIIATEAGGRGYNDGIVTCYPFPETYNPVDDVPEHPSTRPFKAHCLLSLIADEDDYAAHGDISLLRNPRIRPDPSYAQPSKRYIDILNAGAVENNLPFSYRAYLSQIPSYRVTTTRQRIGKSIFLSIWGPLFVFVTYLTMKYAKPDGYSPRWLTVISTIVHGCMWACYDLIFARVFGDGERTIGD from the coding sequence ATGATGTCAGGCTCATTCGGGACTACAAACGATCAGGCTCGGGCCCAGCGTCACGGCATACCCCAGACGACTCTCGCGAGACGACAAGCTTCCACTACCACATCATCTCTCGAACTTGACGACCAACTCTCTGAAAAGGTCCTGGAACTACGTGGCGATCTCGAAAATGGGACACAACCATCACCCGATCAAACCGTGCTATACCTCGCATACGGTTCGAACATGGCCTCGAAAACGTTCCTGGGTAACCGCGGCATCAAGCCCATTTCACTTATCAACGTCTACGTCCCCGAGTTGAGACTCACTTTCGACCTCGCCGGTGTACCCTACCGGGAACCTTGTTTCGCATCGACCCGATATCGTCTGGGCCACGGCCCCAGTGGGAACACGGATAACTATAACTATGCGATGGTCGAGAAGGACATGTCTGAGAAAGCACCGCTCTGGCGGCAGGGCTATGACGACGAGAGAAACGCCTGGCACAAACCGCTCATCGGGGTCGTGTACGAAATCACACTGAAAGACTACGCCTGGATCATCGCAACGGAGGCAGGAGGACGTGGATACAACGACGGAATCGTGACTTGCTATCCATTCCCGGAGACCTACAATCCAGTCGATGACGTCCCGGAGCATCCGTCCACACGACCATTCAAAGCACATTGTCTTCTCTCGCTCATTGCCGACGAGGATGACTACGCTGCACACGGGGACATCAGTCTACTGCGCAATCCCAGAATCCGCCCTGACCCGTCCTATGCTCAACCTTCCAAGCGCTATATTGACATTCTCAACGCCGGCGCGGTCGAGAATAACCTCCCCTTCTCATACCGCGCGTATCTCTCGCAGATCCCCTCGTACCGTGTCACCACCACGCGACAACGGATTGGAAAGTCTATATTCCTTTCCATATGGGGTCCTTTATTTGTATTCGTCACGTACCTCACCATGAAATATGCCAAGCCGGATGGATATAGTCCGCGGTGGTTGACTGTGATCTCGACTATTGTGCATGGTTGTATGTGGGCGTGTTATGATTTGATTTTTGCGAGGGTGTTTGGGGATGGGGAGAGGACAATTGGGGATTAG
- the CYT1 gene encoding ubiquinol--cytochrome-c reductase catalytic subunit CYT1 (COG:C;~EggNog:ENOG410PFPG;~InterPro:IPR002326,IPR009056,IPR021157,IPR036909;~PFAM:PF02167;~TransMembrane:2 (o39-60i274-292o);~go_function: GO:0009055 - electron transfer activity [Evidence IEA];~go_function: GO:0020037 - heme binding [Evidence IEA]), with protein MLGRNVLRSVPSRGLARQFLNRASTRASSSTAGAESSPFYLTLTASVATAATIGSAAYLYGQEAFAMTPAEEGLHATQYPWEHERWVKTFDHQALRRGFQVYREVCSSCHSLTRVPWRSFVGVMHTVDEMKAFAEEHEYDTEPNDQGEIEKRPGKLSDYIPAPYKNEEAARAANAGALPPDLSLIVKGRHGGCNYIFSLLTGYPDEPPAGASVQEGMNFNPYFPGTAIGMGRVLFDGLVEYEDGTPATTSQMAKDVVEFLNWAAEPEMDDRKKMGVKSITLLTGLFALSVWVKRYKWSPIKTRKIMYSPPVPRR; from the exons ATGCTGGGACGAAATGTCTTGCGCAGCGTGCCCTCCCGGGGCCTCGCACGTCAGTTCTTGAACAGAGCATCGACG CGTGCCTCTTCCTCGACCGCCGGTGCCGAATCCTCTCCCTTCTACCTCACTCTCACTGCCTCCGTCGCAACCGCTGCCACGATCGGATCTGCCGCCTATCTCTATGGTCAAGAAGCTTTCGCTATGACCCCTGCTGAGGAGGG TTTGCACGCCACTCAGTATCCTTGGGAACATGAGCGTTGGGTCAAGACTTTTGACCACCAGGC TCTCCGCCGTGGTTTCCAGGTCTACCGTGAAGTTTGCTCCAGCTGTCACTCTCTGACCCGTGTGCCTTGGCGTTCGTTCGTCGGTGTCATGCACACCGTCGACGAGATGAAGGCTTTCGCCGAAGAGCACGAGTACGACACCGAGCCCAACGACCAGGGTGAGATCGAGAAGCGCCCCGGAAAGCTGTCCGACTACATCCCTGCTCCCTACAAGAACGAGGAGGCCGCCCGTGCCGCCAACGCTGGTGCCCTGCCCCCGGATCTCAGTTTGATCGTCAAGGGCCGTCACGGTGGCTGCAACTACATCTTCTCTCTTCTGACTGGTTACCCCGATGAGCCCCCGGCTGGTGCTTCCGTCCAGGAGGGCATGAACTTCAACCCCTACTTCCCCGGAACTG CTATTGGTATGGGTCGTGTCCTCTTTGACGGCCTTGTTGAGTACGAGGATGGCACCCCTGCCACCACCTCCCAGATGGCCAAGGACGTTGTCGAGTTCCTGAACTGGGCTGCTGAGCCCGAGATGGATGACCGTAAGAAGATGGGTGTCAAGTCCATCACCCTTCTGACCGGTCTCTTCGCTCTGAGCGTGTGGGTCAAGCGCTACAAGTGGTCCCCGATCAAGACAAGAAAGATTATGTACAGCCCCCCTGTTCCTCGTCGCTAA
- a CDS encoding putative pachytene checkpoint component Pch2 (COG:O;~EggNog:ENOG410PJBC;~InterPro:IPR027417,IPR003593,IPR003960,IPR003959;~PFAM:PF00004;~go_function: GO:0005524 - ATP binding [Evidence IEA];~go_function: GO:0016887 - ATPase activity [Evidence IEA]), with translation MEVIQQPVLHIEARVKNTGDGMIVRTDLIRNDITQWLIDNFVVLSLGQEIYSFDGLKEPYAQALDSILVTECSGGETESGAYRLQHVELDVQAYQLRPQFEHESAQQTQHLEEPADANDDTPKAKILALPSKELDGLWESLQFDQPVQSTLLNAITRMVSFSTRKPNKWSINWNRLVLLWGPPGTGKTSLCRGLAQKLAIRLGKHYPQSKLVEINAHSLGSKFFGESGKLVGRLFESIASSLEEEEDTFFCVFIDEIETIAARRERALSGNEPFDAIRAVNALLTGLDKLRSYPNVVTICTSNLVNALDEAFLDRVDIKQFMPHLSNRAIYGIYKDCLEELNRCEIVQGVSFDVVQANPEDPETALQYVEEPMEHLTLPTFDEMLLNYQMFADAVPKQLADAANASVGLSGRTLRRLPVLSLVLHNNSIRCAHVREALAALRMGIASEVQAKAGGRVG, from the exons ATGGAAGTCATTCAACAGCCAGTTCTTCACATCGAAGCTCGCGTGAAGAACACGGGAGATGGAATGATAGTTCGTACGGATCTG ATCAGGAACGATATTACGCAGTGGCTCATCGACAACTTCGTGGTCCTTTCACTGGGACAAGAGATCTATTCGTTTG ACGGCCTGAAGGAACCGTACGCGCAGGCCTTGGATTCCATCCTCGTCACGGAGTGCAGTGGAGGGGAGACCGAATCGGGAGCTTATCGCCTTCAGCACGTCGAACTTGACGTCCAAGCGTACCAGCTTCGTCCACAATTCGAGCACGAAAGCGCGCAGCAGACCCAGCACCTCGAGGAACCAGCCGACGCGAACGACGATACGCCAAAAGCGAAGATACTGGCTTTACCGAGCAAGGAGTTGGATGGGCTGTGGGAATC GCTTCAGTTCGACCAGCCGGTTCAATCTACTCTTCTCAACGCCATAACTCGCATGG TCTCGTTCTCAACCCGCAAGCCTAACAAATGGTCTATCAACTGGAACAGATTGGTTCTCCTCTGGGGTCCTCCGGGGACAGGAAAGACGAGCTTGTG TCGGGGGCTTGCTCAGAAACTTGCGATACGTCTGGGAAAGCATTACCCACAGAGTAAGTTGGTCGAGATCAATGCGCACTCACTGGGAAGCAAGTTCTTTGGCGAGAGCGGCAAATTGGTGGGCAGGTTGTTCGAGAGCATTGCGTCGTCActcgaagaggaggaagacacCTTTTTTTGCGTCTTCATAGACGAGATCGAGACTATCGCTGCTCGACGAGAACGGGCATTGAGTGGCAATGAGCCATTCGATGCCATTCGCGCAGTGAACGCCCTGCTGACAGGGTTGGATAAGCTGCGCAGCTATCCTAACGTCGTTACCATTTGCACGAGCAACTTGGTAAACGCTCTA GACGAAGCCTTTCTCGACCGGGTCGATATCAAACAATTCATGCCACACCTATCCAACCGAGCGATCTACGGGATATACAAGGACTGTCTAGAGGAGCTGAACCGTTGTGAGATTGTCCAAGGGGTGTCGTTCGATGTCGTTCAAGCCAACCCGGAGGATCCGGAGACCGCTCTGCAGTATGTGGAGGAGCCCATGGAACATCTAACATTACCAACGTTTGATGAGATGCTCCTCAACTACCAGATGTTCGCGGACGCAGTTCCCAAGCAGCTCGCAGATGCCGCCAATGCCAGTGTG GGACTCAGTGGTCGTACTCTTCGACGGCTTCCTGTTCTATCATTGGTGCTCCATAACAACAGTATTCGGTGTGCCCATGTTCGAGAAGCATTGGCGGCTCTGCGGATGGGAATAGCATCGGAGGTTCAGGCCAAGGCGGGAGGACGTGTAGGCTGA
- a CDS encoding cupin domain-containing protein (COG:S;~EggNog:ENOG410PMIH;~InterPro:IPR014710,IPR011051,IPR013096;~PFAM:PF07883) — translation MSLPRVAEPPGEVTPYVVPAYQGETLTIPGTKSTDRVLASAKESEGSISVFHFDGVLGDPVGFHHHNEAHDIFMCTRGYIKVWAGDQCRLLGPGDFCSVPPKVIHRPQLVGPWNESLGLVTPGKWVEFFRFASEKYNGLLTNEFDSRNTLQHMVPKFQTIQDEYDVIFDPGHPVCEVGAWTERDTKIADGVQPYYLRADTGPRNLLGGVLSRPFITTKQSDGGKFAITSIESSSEYPPTVLGKPFAFKKVHQVYHVLDGAINVIIDGIANQVRAGETVFIPVGTEISIHFLDRYVRFWSFASGDGLESFVRFGGREYEGKIIPDKADPVDDAKVLRAAENINMKVSI, via the exons ATGTCACTCCCTCGTGTCGCAGAACCCCCTGGGGAGGTTACTCCCTACGTTGTCCCGGCCTATCAGGGTGAAACCCTCACTATCCCCGGCACAAAATCAACAGACCGGGTGCTGGCGTCGGCCAAGGAGAGTGAAGGCTCAATATCAGTGTTCCATTTTGATGGCGTGTTGGGTGATCCCGTTGGCTTTCACCATCACAATGAAGCCCATGACATCTTCATGTGTACCAGGGGTTATATCAAAGTATGGGCAGGAGATCAGTGTCGGCTCTTGGGACCTGGGGACTTTTGTTCAGTTCCTCCG AAAGTCATCCATCGACCCCAGCTAGTGGGCCCGTGGAATGAAAGCCTCGGCCTCGTCACACCCGGGAAATGGGTAGAATTCTTCCGCTTTGCCTCGGAGAAATACAACGGTCTCTTGACAAATGAATTCGACAGCCGGAATACCCTGCAGCATATGGTTCCCAAATTCCAAACTATCCAAGATGAGTACGACGTGATATTCGACCCTGGTCATCCCGTGTGCGAAGTTGGAGCGTGGACAGAGCGTGATACGAAGATCGCAGACGGTGTCCAGCCTTACTACCTACGTGCGGACACTGGGCCCAGGAATCTTCTGGGTGGGGTGTTGTCCCGGCCGTTTATCACGACGAAACAGAGCGACGGCGGCAAGTTTGCCATTACCAGTATCGAGTCGAGTAGTGAGTATCCACCTACGGTTCTTGGGAAGCCATTTGCCTTTAAAAAAGTGCACCAGGTCTACCATGTGTTGGATGGCGCTATCAATGTGATTATCGACGGCATTGCGAATCAAGTTCGAGCTGGCGAGACAGTGTTCATTCCCGTTGGTACGGAAATTAGCATTCATTTTCTCGATAGGTATGTTCGCTTCTGGTCATTCGCTAGCGGAGATGGTCTGGAATCATTTGTTCGTTTCGGTGGTCGCGAGTATGAAGGGAAGATTATTCCGGACAAAGCAGATCCGGTGGACGACGCGAAGGTGCTGAGGGCAGCCGAGAACATCAACATGAAAGTGTCTATTTGA
- a CDS encoding uncharacterized protein (COG:S;~EggNog:ENOG410PHYM;~InterPro:IPR036236,IPR036864,IPR007219,IPR013087, IPR001138;~PFAM:PF00172;~go_function: GO:0000981 - DNA-binding transcription factor activity, RNA polymerase II-specific [Evidence IEA];~go_function: GO:0003677 - DNA binding [Evidence IEA];~go_function: GO:0008270 - zinc ion binding [Evidence IEA];~go_process: GO:0006351 - transcription, DNA-templated [Evidence IEA];~go_process: GO:0006355 - regulation of transcription, DNA-templated [Evidence IEA]) produces MEGDQLQPSNYVHDGQKRSIEAECFNCEHCQKFFTRKEHLKRHLTSHTSLRQFSCSRDSLKRHMAIHGHQAAQSFAANSPGIKRTAKACLSCVRSKQRCIGDMPCERCLHKRTRCVYVPTSSPVTIERSNVSSWGCSDAWSTLTPGHAERADETTQDDTSAAPTRGFDTLTSDDRTMNTEFMEVDPLGKLDTISRVTHASATSDNIEVPPLPQMPFSSELDTFSGFLFHPFAPWPEDALATPFGVADYDDIPIATSLDGLQRSYMNSICPTPMPDMQPHAPTPKPNLSGTEPNNAPRFPALRKDDMGTVMSEKFGHIKQVPETAYEKIKQFYQEVKTTPAGIGADDFPPLELLGSFLELYFEYFNPMIPIIHQATFNPSSENWILLLAMMTVGGQYSTLHAREQYITTLQALLQRAISAKVNPPFLRLRETVNSHSWQTGHE; encoded by the exons ATGGAAGGTGACCAACTACAACCCTCAAACTACGTGCACGATGGCCAGAAACGGTCCATAGAAGCGGAGTGCTTCAATTGCGAGCATTGCCAGAAATTCTTCACCCGCAAAGAGCATCTAAAACGGCATCTTACCAGCCATACCTCGTTACGGCAATTCAGCT GCTCCAGGGACTCGCTGAAGCGACATATGGCGATCCATGGCCATCAGGCAGCTCAATCTTTCGCTGCCAACTCGCCTGGGATTAAACGGACTGCCAAGGCGTGCCTTAGCTGTGTACGGTCTAAGCAACGATGCATTGGTGACATGCCGTGTGAACGCTGCCTTCATAAGAGGACACGCTGTGTCTACGTGCCCACCTCGTCGCCAGTGACTATAGAGCGATCGAACGTCTCTAGTTGGGGATGTTCAGATGCTTGGTCTACTCTCACGCCTGGCCACGCGGAGAGAGCAGACGAAACAACGCAGGATGATACAAGTGCTGCGCCTACACGGGGATTCGATACACTTACTTCTGACGATCGTACTATGAACACGGAATTTATGGAGGTCGACCCTCTTGGGAAATTGGACACCATCTCACGTGTAACTCACGCATCAGCAACTTCTGACAACATAGAGGTGCCACCGTTACCTCAGATGCCATTTTCTTCCGAACTGGACACCTTTAGCGGGTTTTTGTTTCACCCATTTGCCCCATGGCCTGAAGATGCTCTTGCAACACCGTTTGGTGTTGCAGATTACGATGACATACCTATTGCCACAAGCTTGGATGGTCTGCAAAGATCATATATGAACTCTATCTGCCCGACTCCCATGCCAGACATGCAGCCTCATGCACCCACTCCGAAGCCTAACTTGTCGGGAACCGAACCAAACAACGCACCTCGATTCCCTGCTCTTCGGAAAGACGACATGGGTACGGTTATGTCTGAGAAATTCGGCCATATAAAGCAGGTACCTGAAACAGCTTACGAGAAAATCAAGCAATTCTATCAAGAAGTGAAGACAACACCCGCAGGTATTGGGGCGGATGACTTTCCCCCTTTGGAGCTTCTAGGTTCCTTCCTTGAGCTGTACTTTGAATACTTCAACCCTATGATACCAATAATACACCAGGCAACTTTCAATCCATCTTCGGAAAACTGGATTCTACTTCTGGCTATGATGACGGTGGGTGGCCAATATTCAACGCTTCACGCGCGGGAGCAGTACATCACAACATTACAGGCACTCTTACAGCGTGCAATATCAGCCAAGGTAAACCCGCCCTTCTTACGGCTTCGTGAGACTGTAAATTCTCATAGTTGGCAAACAGGTCACGAATAG
- a CDS encoding flavodoxin family protein (InterPro:IPR005025,IPR029039;~PFAM:PF02525,PF03358;~go_function: GO:0016491 - oxidoreductase activity [Evidence IEA]), whose product MHILGLANGSLQGNSEILLKAALNAAQKEDPSPTVSWIHVPSVSIPRNPKPLEGQLDISLGTVDSMKAGNDHDSVPDDREAVLTAILDADAIIISTPTYSHQPPGVIKALFDRIGGPYVDASFAELVRQGQAAEDPNFANMKFDPRLQKPRVAGFMAIGGSRTPDQFTMALPSLHVLVYPIHAKVVDQFIGQGVAARGSVLLQPELMERARQLGRHIVSQMGKHFDDAQYLGPRDESSCPNCHLSKIELLGKDKSIGCITCGARGKLVILPNQEIRFDWEDNSIWSCITMEGKLKHSKEIGAWGMEEQQKLKSIEKEKQSWLDLHAPKVPLPSESIWSKLDS is encoded by the coding sequence ATGCACATTCTGGGTCTGGCAAATGGATCACTTCAGGGAAACTCGGAGATTCTCCTCAAAGCTGCCCTGAACGCTGCTCAAAAGGAGGATCCATCTCCAACTGTTTCATGGATTCATGTGCCTTCAGTTTCAATACCAAGGAACCCCAAGCCATTGGAGGGACAATTGGATATCAGTCTTGGTACCGTTGACAGCATGAAGGCCGGGAATGATCACGATTCGGTGCCAGACGATAGAGAGGCTGTATTGACTGCCATCCTCGACGCAGATGCAATCATTATCTCTACTCCGACCTATTCCCATCAACCCCCGGGCGTGATCAAGGCCCTATTCGATCGAATTGGCGGCCCATATGTCGATGCGTCTTTTGCGGAGCTCGTCCGTCAAGGACAGGCTGCCGAAGATCCCAACTTTGCAAATATGAAGTTCGATCCCAGGTTGCAGAAACCAAGAGTCGCCGGCTTCATGGCTATTGGCGGTTCCAGAACTCCCGATCAGTTTACTATGGCTCTACCCAGTCTCCATGTCCTCGTTTACCCAATACACGCTAAAGTCGTGGACCAATTTATTGGACAAGGAGTGGCTGCTCGCGGATCTGTTCTCCTGCAGCCCGAACTCATGGAAAGGGCAAGGCAGCTGGGACGACATATTGTCAGTCAAATGGGCAAGCATTTTGACGACGCGCAGTACCTCGGGCCCAGGGACGAGTCCAGCTGTCCAAACTGTCACTTGAGCAAAATCGAGCTTCTGGGAAAAGACAAATCCATTGGCTGCATTACTTGTGGTGCTCGGGGAAAGCTGGTCATTCTCCCAAATCAAGAGATCCGTTTCGATTGGGAAGATAACTCGATCTGGAGCTGCATCACCATGGAAGGGAAGTTGAAGCATTCCAAAGAGATTGGGGCATGGGGAATGGAAGAGCAACAGAAGCTCAAATCGatcgagaaggagaagcagTCATGGCTCGATCTGCACGCTCCAAAGGTTCCTCTCCCTAGTGAATCTATTTGGTCAAAGCTAGACTCATAG